One Gemella haemolysans ATCC 10379 DNA segment encodes these proteins:
- a CDS encoding DUF1292 domain-containing protein yields MQEKDLKNISIDNTEEVYTLSTLEGEEKEYRKILEFTNPTNGNLYYIFAEEETIDEEEISIFPMVCVEDGEDSVRFEPVETDEEYDMISEVLDTFYYDESE; encoded by the coding sequence ATGCAAGAGAAAGATTTAAAAAACATTAGTATCGATAATACAGAAGAGGTGTACACACTTAGTACATTAGAAGGCGAAGAAAAAGAATACCGTAAAATTTTAGAATTTACTAATCCAACAAACGGTAACTTATACTACATTTTCGCTGAAGAAGAAACAATTGACGAAGAGGAAATTAGCATTTTCCCAATGGTATGTGTTGAAGATGGTGAGGATAGTGTTAGATTTGAACCAGTTGAAACAGATGAAGAATATGATATGATTTCAGAAGTATTAGATACTTTCTACTACGATGAAAGCGAGTAA
- a CDS encoding DegV family protein, whose product MVEKVKVIIDSSSDLTFDEIEKYNVDVIPLTINIDGTEYDYRTISNDEYIERMRTATSYSTSQPAIGKFIEAFEKWTNEGYKIIVLTLSSALSGTYNTAVTASSEFEGVYVIDTKTTTRGMVFLLKECLKQLDENVDVEVIAENLREKAKNILTYVTIDKLDNLVKGGRLSKSQALIGGLLNIKVLTQLKETELVALDKVRGKKKLVHTLIKYIEEEKQNRTIKNISLPNALADEYVDLIKSELKETFGYEVSEDEIFTTTPIISTHTGENAVGILVELV is encoded by the coding sequence ATGGTAGAAAAAGTAAAAGTAATTATTGATTCATCTAGTGATTTAACTTTTGATGAAATTGAAAAATATAATGTGGATGTAATTCCTCTGACAATTAATATAGATGGTACAGAGTACGATTATCGTACAATTAGTAATGATGAATATATTGAGAGAATGAGAACAGCAACTTCGTATTCGACAAGTCAACCTGCAATTGGAAAATTTATAGAAGCTTTTGAAAAATGGACTAATGAAGGATATAAAATAATTGTTTTAACACTGTCTTCGGCTTTAAGTGGAACTTATAATACAGCAGTTACTGCTAGTTCAGAATTTGAAGGAGTGTACGTTATTGATACTAAGACTACAACACGAGGTATGGTTTTCTTACTTAAAGAATGTCTAAAACAACTAGATGAAAATGTTGATGTAGAAGTAATTGCAGAGAACTTAAGAGAAAAAGCTAAGAATATTTTAACGTATGTTACAATCGATAAACTTGACAATTTGGTAAAAGGTGGTAGACTAAGTAAGTCACAAGCTTTAATTGGGGGATTACTAAATATTAAAGTTTTAACGCAGTTAAAAGAAACTGAGTTAGTTGCTTTAGATAAAGTACGCGGTAAGAAAAAACTTGTTCATACTTTAATAAAATATATTGAAGAAGAAAAGCAAAATAGAACTATAAAAAATATCAGCTTGCCGAATGCTTTAGCTGATGAGTATGTAGATCTAATTAAATCAGAATTAAAAGAAACTTTTGGGTATGAAGTAAGTGAAGATGAAATATTTACAACAACACCAATTATTTCGACACATACAGGAGAAAATGCAGTAGGTATCTTAGTAGAGTTAGTATAA
- a CDS encoding IreB family regulatory phosphoprotein, giving the protein MTNFDETRLFDSNFYDKNDIHNILKNVVETIKQRGYDPINQLMGYIKTADPVYIPRDNHAREQIRLIEMDDILEYLLYFFIQES; this is encoded by the coding sequence ATGACAAATTTCGATGAAACAAGATTATTTGATAGCAACTTTTATGATAAAAATGATATTCACAACATTCTAAAAAATGTTGTTGAGACAATTAAGCAGCGTGGATACGATCCTATTAATCAACTAATGGGATATATTAAAACTGCTGATCCAGTATATATTCCTAGAGATAATCATGCAAGGGAGCAAATAAGATTAATAGAAATGGATGATATACTAGAGTACTTATTATACTTTTTTATACAGGAGTCTTAA
- the ruvX gene encoding Holliday junction resolvase RuvX, producing the protein MLDKRIMGLDYGSKTIGVAVSDLLGFTAQGIETININEQVKDFKIKRIKELVQEHNVGTIVVGLPKNMDNSVGFRGEATLYFVEVLKKKIKNVEIILQDERLTTMGAERVLLEANVSRKKRKNVIDKMAAVLILQTYLDKLN; encoded by the coding sequence ATGTTAGATAAAAGAATTATGGGCCTTGATTACGGATCAAAAACTATCGGTGTTGCCGTTAGTGATTTGTTAGGGTTTACTGCTCAAGGTATAGAAACCATAAATATTAATGAGCAGGTTAAAGATTTTAAAATTAAAAGAATTAAGGAATTAGTTCAAGAGCATAATGTAGGAACAATAGTAGTTGGTCTTCCTAAAAACATGGATAATTCTGTAGGTTTTAGAGGAGAAGCAACACTGTATTTTGTAGAAGTATTAAAAAAGAAAATTAAAAATGTTGAAATTATTTTACAAGATGAACGTTTGACTACAATGGGTGCTGAAAGAGTACTTCTTGAAGCTAATGTTTCAAGAAAAAAAAGAAAAAATGTTATTGATAAAATGGCTGCGGTATTAATACTTCAGACATATTTAGATAAATTAAATTAA
- the mltG gene encoding endolytic transglycosylase MltG — MREDKIRRSRELKKKNRKKKSIIPVIITFFVVLGIVVLSLFYYMTTPVDKSNNKDIPVEIRENYGSAKIAQELKAKGLIKNEEVFKIYARLHPNTSFYVGNFNLKQSMSLSQIMQELGAKNKASSGNSFALIEGDSIIKIAKNLEKTKLSSDEFLEKVNNAEFIKKLQKQFPELITDDVYGKNIKYALEGYLYPAIYDISDNETVESLITKMVKLTNEKVVPLYKKNNKTWKINGQDKQISIHDYMTMASILEKESTKSDENKLIASVFLNRLAQGMKLQTDPSANYAADKLTGAPTQAELSLNSPYNTYAVIGLPPGPISSIGSASYEALNNAENTDYLFFLHATKDGKAYFSKTYPEHEKLAKEHIEGYIPAGS; from the coding sequence ATGAGAGAAGATAAAATTAGAAGAAGTAGAGAACTAAAGAAAAAAAATAGGAAGAAAAAATCAATCATTCCTGTAATTATTACTTTCTTTGTTGTTCTAGGAATAGTAGTCTTATCACTGTTTTACTATATGACAACTCCAGTTGATAAGTCTAATAATAAAGATATTCCCGTTGAAATTAGAGAAAATTATGGTAGTGCTAAAATTGCACAGGAGTTAAAAGCTAAAGGTTTAATAAAAAACGAAGAAGTATTTAAAATCTATGCAAGGTTACACCCAAATACATCATTTTACGTGGGTAACTTTAATTTAAAACAAAGCATGAGCTTATCTCAAATTATGCAAGAGCTTGGTGCTAAAAATAAAGCTAGCTCAGGTAATTCATTTGCTTTAATAGAAGGTGATAGTATTATTAAAATTGCTAAGAATTTAGAAAAAACCAAATTAAGTAGTGATGAATTTTTAGAAAAAGTTAATAATGCTGAATTTATTAAAAAATTACAGAAACAGTTTCCTGAATTAATCACAGACGATGTTTATGGAAAAAATATTAAATATGCTTTAGAAGGATATTTATACCCGGCTATTTATGATATAAGTGATAATGAGACTGTAGAAAGCTTAATAACTAAAATGGTTAAGTTAACTAACGAAAAAGTAGTGCCATTATACAAGAAAAATAATAAAACATGGAAAATAAATGGACAGGATAAACAAATTTCTATTCATGATTATATGACAATGGCAAGTATTCTTGAAAAAGAATCTACAAAATCAGATGAGAATAAACTTATTGCAAGTGTATTCTTAAACAGATTAGCTCAAGGAATGAAATTACAGACTGATCCTTCAGCAAACTATGCAGCTGATAAGTTAACTGGAGCGCCAACACAGGCAGAATTATCGCTAAATTCACCTTATAATACATATGCAGTTATTGGTTTGCCGCCAGGACCTATTTCATCGATTGGGTCTGCGTCGTATGAAGCTTTAAATAATGCTGAGAATACAGACTATTTATTCTTCTTGCATGCTACAAAAGATGGAAAAGCTTATTTCTCAAAAACTTACCCAGAACATGAAAAATTAGCTAAAGAACATATCGAAGGTTATATTCCAGCTGGAAGCTAA